The Paramisgurnus dabryanus chromosome 1, PD_genome_1.1, whole genome shotgun sequence genome includes a window with the following:
- the socs3b gene encoding suppressor of cytokine signaling 3b encodes MVTHSRFDSVMSSSPFEGGVRLPPHRYKTFSSEAQYQMVLAAVRKLQESGFYWSTVSGKEASSLLSAEPPGTFLVRDSSDHHHFFTLSVKTTTGTKNLRIQCDSCSFYLQTDPRSEQAVPRFDCVLKLIHHYMPPAKGTSSMVQAAGSGDGDSGRSADGSAYFIYSGGEKIPLQLLRPLASSMSSLQHLCRKTLNGHIDVSTKRDQLPQTLQEFLQEYDAPI; translated from the coding sequence ATGGTAACGCACAGCAGGTTTGACAGCGTCATGAGCAGCAGCCCCTTTGAAGGCGGCGTGCGCCTGCCCCCTCACCGGTACAAGACCTTCAGTTCAGAGGCGCAGTATCAGATGGTGCTCGCGGCTGTGCGAAAACTTCAAGAGAGCGGCTTCTACTGGAGCACGGTGAGCGGGAAGGAGGCCAGCTCGCTTTTGAGCGCGGAGCCCCCGGGTACCTTCTTGGTGCGTGACAGCTCAGACCACCACCACTTTTTCACCCTGAGCGTTAAAACGACCACGGGCACCAAAAACCTGCGCATCCAGTGCGATTCCTGCTCGTTCTATCTGCAGACCGACCCGCGGAGCGAGCAGGCGGTGCCTCGTTTTGATTGCGTCCTCAAACTTATCCATCACTACATGCCACCTGCGAAAGGGACCTCATCTATGGTCCAGGCTGCAGGTAGCGGTGATGGGGACAGCGGAAGGTCAGCAGACGGGAGCGCGTACTTCATTTACTCTGGTGGAGAGAAGATCCCGCTGCAGCTATTGCGTCCACTGGCCTCTAGCATGTCCAGTCTGCAGCACCTGTGTCGAAAGACTCTAAATGGCCATATAGATGTGTCCACCAAACGGGATCAACTGCCTCAAACACTCCAAGAGTTCCTCCAGGAGTATGATGCCCCTATCTAG